In Arachis hypogaea cultivar Tifrunner chromosome 2, arahy.Tifrunner.gnm2.J5K5, whole genome shotgun sequence, a genomic segment contains:
- the LOC112730399 gene encoding protein KTI12 homolog, whose product MALVVICGQPCSGKSKAALCLAESLKESEVKYQVRIIDEASFHLDRNESYANMPSEKNLRGVLRSEVDRSVAKDNIIIVDSLNSIKGYRYELWCLARAAGIRYCVVYCDVEENNCRKWNEERRAKGEASYNDTIFDDLVRRFERPDSRNRWDAPLFELWPHRDGIDKSCAAIVDAVSYLTKKVDSKTRDVKILQPTIATQTSRFSDANSLYELDKATQEVTNTIAEAQSQSFGGPLVGISVGKDLPTINISRPVGLPELRRMRRTFIKLTGQTSLSGPPPPSDADSAKRMFIDYLNRELGTS is encoded by the coding sequence ATGGCATTGGTTGTGATCTGCGGGCAACCATGCAGTGGCAAATCCAAAGCAGCACTCTGTCTAGCTGAATCTCTCAAAGAATCCGAAGTGAAGTACCAAGtgaggatcattgatgaagcTTCCTTTCATCTAGATCGCAATGAGAGCTATGCAAATATGCCTTCTGAGAAGAATCTGAGAGGAGTGCTTCGCTCCGAAGTGGATAGATCTGTGGCCAAAGACAATATCATTATAGTGGACTCTTTGAATAGCATCAAGGGTTATCGATACGAGTTATGGTGTTTGGCTCGTGCAGCAGGGATTAGATACTGTGTTGTTTACTGTGATGTGGAGGAAAACAATTGTAGGAAGTGGAACGAGGAGCGCAGGGCGAAAGGCGAAGCTAGTTACAATGATACTATCTTTGATGATTTGGTGAGGAGGTTTGAGAGACCTGATAGCAGAAACCGGTGGGATGCGCCGTTGTTTGAGCTATGGCCTCACAGAGATGGAATAGACAAATCTTGTGCTGCCATTGTGGATGCTGTCTCATACTTGACCAAGAAGGTGGATTCCAAAACCAGGGATGTCAAGATATTGCAGCCTACTATTGCGACTCAGACAAGTCGTTTTTCGGATGCGAATTCTCTGTATGAGTTGGACAAGGCAACACAGGAGGTGACAAACACTATAGCTGAGGCGCAATCACAATCTTTTGGTGGACCTCTTGTTGGTATTTCTGTGGGGAAAGACTTGCCTACTATCAATATTTCAAGGCCAGTTGGGCTGCCGGAGCTTCGCAGGATGCGGCGAACCTTCATCAAACTGACGGGGCAAACAAGTTTAAGCGGGCCACCACCTCCTTCGGACGCAGACAGCGCAAAGAGAATGTTTATTGACTATTTGAATAGGGAATTAGGAACTTCTTAA